From one Culex quinquefasciatus strain JHB chromosome 3, VPISU_Cqui_1.0_pri_paternal, whole genome shotgun sequence genomic stretch:
- the LOC119768907 gene encoding uncharacterized protein LOC119768907, with protein MVFLRRLRSKYGWRAEMAQRTLVKMQVKLAKLKNRKVFLLNCRRLKLTPSFLNFAVHINLENDKPALKANKLVSRFKQQLLSVLISDSIISINKTNRSADASREQLERTIEPIDLEDCLQFATTKQDHTFTRYKSRQQRKLEKLRSSRDVQNATRENWVVNCTNEVLPEYVTRSLQLGSGFNNPNPHTAPYVRVLSEIEAAVNERPNADLIRQDVSNAIINHVNYTKQSFHDEHESTRKKSKTKQFLLERGDLVVTKADKGKTVVVMKREEYDEKMQALVSDVETYEQIARTRPRRHAKQSEVKVYKLHNCNPPRVYGLPKTHKDGRPLRIINSTIGTATYKMAQYLSNILNQVAGKTEHHIVNSFEFVEEIPVSNIVLERIERAALENLMARGIVPVFFKRYVDDCLLCARLEDVEIVLEVFNSFHQRLQFTMEMEVDMKLKFLDVILRRRGM; from the exons ATGGTCTTCCTACGAAGACTGCGCAGCAAGTATGGCTGGAGAGCAGAAATGGCCCAGCGAACGCTAGTTAAGATGCAGGTGAAACTGGCGAAACTCAAAAATCGAAAGGTGTTCCTTTTGAACTGCAGACGGCTAAAGCTCACGCCGTCGTTCCTGAATTTTGCCGTTCACATCAACTTGGAGAACGACAAGCCAGCACTGAAGGCAAACAAGCTGGTGAGTAGATTTAAGCAGCAGCTCCTCAGCGTGCTCATTTCGGACAGCATCATCAGCATCAACAAGACCAACCGGTCAGCTGATGCCAGTCGAGAGCAGCTAGAGAGAACGATCGAACCGATCGATCTCGAAGATTGCCTGCAGTTTGCAACAACAAAACAAGACCACACTTTCACGCGCTACAAAAGCAGACAACAACGCAAATTGGAAAAGTTGAGATCGAGCAGGGATGTTCAAAACGCAACTCGGGAAAACTGGGTTGTAAATTGCACGAACGAGGTCCTGCCGGAGTACGTAACCCGTTCGTTGCAGCTCGGCAGTGGTTTCAACAACCCAAACCCGCACACGGCACCGTACGTTCGGGTTCTGTCCGAGATAGAAGCTGCCGTGAACGAAAGACCGAATGCAGATCTGATTCGACAAGATGTGTCCAACGCGATCATCAACCACGTTAACTACACTAAGCAGTCTTTCCACGACGAGCACGAGAGCACACGAAAGAAGTCCAAAACCAAGCAGTTCCTCTTGGAGAGAGGGGACTTGGTTGTCACCAAGGCGGACAAGGGGAAGACAGTGGTGGTGATGAAGCGGGAGGAGTACGATGAGAAGATGCAAGCACTGGTGAGCGATGTGGAGACGTACGAGCAGATTGCGAGGACCAGACCAAGAAGACATGCGAAA CAATCGGAGGTGAAGGTGTACAAGCTACACAACTGTAACCCGCCACGTGTGTACGGGTTACCCAAAACGCACAAGGACGGGAGGCCGCTGAGGATCATCAACTCAACGATCGGTACGGCTACGTACAAGATGGCACAGTATCTGTCCAACATCCTCAACCAGGTAGCGGGTAAGACTGAGCACCACATCGTAAACAGTTTCGAGTTTGTGGAGGAAATCC CGGTGTCGAACATCGTGCTGGAGAGAATTGAGAGAGCAGCTCTGGAGAACTTGATGGCCCGTGGGATCGTGCCAGTGTTCTTCAAGCGGTACGTCGATGACTGTTTGCTGTGTGCGAGATTGGAAGATGTTGAAATTGTACTGGAGGTTTTCAACAGTTTCCATCAGCGTTTGCAGTTTACGATGGAAATGGAAGTAGATATGAAGCTGAAGTTTCTAGACGTAATACTGCGAAGGAGGGGAATGTGA